In a genomic window of Nodosilinea sp. E11:
- a CDS encoding NAD(P)/FAD-dependent oxidoreductase: MSKDVIIIGSGIGGLCCGALLARYGYRVTVCESHTIAGGAAHGFEREGYTFDSGPSLYSGMSYRGSTNPLRHVLDAVGEGDTVTWANYDTWGVRLPEGDFDTTVGNDQFAEVLHRLRGEAAVEEWRRLQAAMVPLGKAATALPAAALRLDGGAWQTVAPYAWNLLRNAPALAQSSNPFSSVLDRTTTDSFIRHWMNLLCFLLSGLPAEGTSTAEMAFMFAEWYRPGVTLDYPIGGSAALVDALVRGLKNFGGTLRLGTHVKKILVDHGRATGVTLRSGEVLRASTIIANASIWDTLKLVPEGALPQDFVTERQATTPCPSFLHLHLGIDGEGLPPDLACHYITVEDWERGIDAPQNLIVMSIPTVLDPSLAPPGKHTIHVYTPATEPYDLWEGLDRRSAEYADLKKTRAEPLWQALERIIPDVRQRVEVELVGTPLTHERFLRCHRGSYGPAISVQDGLFPGPKTPLEGLLCVGGSTFPGIGLPAVAACGLITANTLASVSQHRAMLRDALG, encoded by the coding sequence ATGAGCAAAGACGTCATTATCATCGGCAGCGGCATTGGTGGCCTCTGCTGTGGAGCCTTGCTGGCCCGCTACGGCTACCGCGTCACGGTTTGTGAGAGCCACACGATTGCAGGCGGAGCCGCCCACGGCTTTGAGCGCGAGGGCTATACCTTCGATTCGGGGCCGTCGCTCTATTCGGGTATGTCCTACCGAGGGTCTACCAACCCCCTGCGCCACGTGCTCGATGCGGTAGGCGAAGGCGACACCGTTACCTGGGCCAACTACGATACCTGGGGTGTGCGCCTGCCCGAAGGCGACTTTGACACCACCGTGGGCAATGACCAGTTTGCCGAGGTGCTGCACCGCCTACGGGGCGAGGCCGCCGTGGAAGAATGGCGTCGTCTACAAGCCGCGATGGTGCCCCTAGGCAAAGCCGCCACCGCTCTACCTGCCGCCGCCCTGCGGCTAGACGGGGGCGCATGGCAAACCGTTGCCCCCTACGCCTGGAACCTGCTGCGCAACGCCCCGGCCCTAGCTCAGTCGAGCAATCCCTTCAGCTCGGTGCTCGATCGCACCACTACTGACTCCTTCATTCGCCACTGGATGAATCTGCTCTGCTTTTTACTCTCGGGCCTACCCGCCGAGGGCACCAGCACTGCCGAAATGGCCTTTATGTTTGCCGAGTGGTACCGTCCCGGCGTCACCCTCGACTACCCCATCGGCGGCAGCGCGGCCCTGGTTGATGCCCTGGTGCGGGGCCTGAAAAATTTTGGCGGCACCCTGCGGCTGGGCACTCACGTGAAAAAAATTTTGGTAGACCACGGGCGCGCCACCGGAGTTACCCTCCGGTCTGGAGAAGTGCTCAGAGCCAGCACCATAATCGCCAACGCCTCGATTTGGGACACGCTCAAGCTGGTGCCGGAGGGCGCATTGCCTCAAGACTTCGTCACAGAACGTCAGGCCACTACCCCCTGCCCCAGTTTTCTACACCTGCACCTGGGTATTGACGGCGAAGGATTGCCGCCCGACCTAGCCTGCCACTACATCACCGTGGAAGACTGGGAACGGGGCATTGATGCCCCCCAAAACTTGATTGTCATGTCAATTCCCACGGTGCTCGACCCGTCGCTGGCTCCACCGGGCAAACATACGATCCATGTCTATACCCCCGCCACCGAGCCCTACGACCTGTGGGAGGGGTTAGATCGCCGCAGTGCTGAGTATGCAGACTTGAAGAAAACGCGGGCAGAACCCCTCTGGCAGGCCCTAGAGCGCATCATCCCCGACGTGCGCCAGCGAGTAGAGGTCGAACTGGTGGGCACACCTCTCACCCACGAGCGCTTTTTGCGCTGCCACCGGGGCAGCTACGGCCCCGCCATCTCGGTTCAGGATGGTCTGTTCCCAGGGCCAAAGACCCCGCTTGAGGGGTTACTCTGCGTAGGCGGCTCCACGTTTCCGGGAATTGGTCTGCCAGCGGTGGCGGCTTGCGGGCTGATCACCGCCAACACCCTGGCCTCTGTCAGCCAGCACCGGGCGATGCTCAGAGATGCCCTGGGATGA
- a CDS encoding DUF2231 domain-containing protein yields the protein MMSPLIAAGANNLPYSIPIHPNLVHLTLGLFIVAIGFDIVGALFPLEKRVFKFLAIPATRSNLFDVGWYNMVAAAIITFFTVAAGFYEILMADMAVDGVSDWGLGFKDTMIWHGLGGVLILTMIVGMTIWRGFQRYLWRQDRARQVQWSYLLVGLAVFGLMFAQGTLGAHLGGEFGVHVTADQLLRSGGNPNQL from the coding sequence ATGATGAGTCCTCTGATTGCGGCGGGAGCCAACAACCTGCCCTACAGCATTCCCATTCATCCCAACCTGGTGCATTTGACCCTCGGTCTGTTTATTGTGGCGATCGGCTTTGATATCGTCGGGGCACTGTTTCCCTTAGAAAAGCGGGTGTTTAAGTTTTTGGCGATTCCGGCCACCCGCTCCAATTTGTTTGACGTGGGTTGGTACAACATGGTGGCCGCCGCCATCATCACCTTCTTTACCGTAGCGGCGGGCTTCTACGAGATTTTGATGGCCGATATGGCCGTCGATGGGGTCAGCGACTGGGGCCTGGGGTTCAAAGACACGATGATCTGGCACGGCTTGGGCGGCGTGTTGATTTTGACCATGATCGTAGGGATGACCATCTGGCGAGGGTTTCAGCGCTACCTGTGGCGGCAAGACCGCGCTCGTCAGGTGCAGTGGAGCTATCTGCTGGTGGGGCTGGCGGTCTTTGGGCTGATGTTTGCCCAGGGCACCCTGGGCGCTCACCTGGGCGGTGAGTTTGGAGTGCATGTAACGGCGGATCAACTGCTGCGATCGGGGGGCAACCCCAACCAGCTCTAG
- a CDS encoding cytochrome c oxidase subunit II, with amino-acid sequence MTTPTTSREPRSLSFRTVAQLIALAIADAAVSLWVGRQAYLWMPPQASAEALLVDDLFGFLTTIGSFIFIGVSAALLYSVLFQRADKYDTSDGPPVEGNLLVEILWTTIPLGLVIWIATYSYQIYDQMAILGPMEHMNHVPSLGLMPAAEAATLPAVPEKTPIEVHARQWAWEFYYPDQNITSTELHLPVNERARLVLTSEDVLHGFYVPAFRVKQDIIPGSSIDFGFTPIREGRYRLRDSDYSGTYFAANQGTVVVESAEAYQQWLADAAARPLTEASNRAFREFTKASDRPISPGWKTVEPASPPRVNFASAEEDSYE; translated from the coding sequence ATGACCACACCGACAACATCAAGAGAACCTCGCAGTCTTTCGTTTCGTACCGTTGCCCAGCTGATCGCCCTGGCGATCGCCGATGCCGCCGTCAGCCTCTGGGTCGGTCGCCAGGCCTACCTCTGGATGCCGCCCCAGGCCTCCGCTGAGGCCCTACTGGTGGATGACCTATTTGGCTTTTTGACCACCATCGGCAGCTTTATCTTTATCGGGGTGTCGGCGGCGCTGCTGTACTCGGTGCTGTTTCAGCGGGCCGACAAGTACGACACCAGCGACGGCCCTCCGGTGGAAGGCAACCTGCTGGTCGAAATTCTCTGGACCACCATTCCCCTGGGGCTGGTGATCTGGATTGCCACCTACAGCTACCAGATCTACGACCAGATGGCCATTCTCGGCCCGATGGAGCACATGAACCACGTGCCCAGCCTGGGCCTGATGCCCGCTGCCGAAGCGGCGACTCTGCCGGCGGTGCCCGAGAAAACCCCGATCGAAGTCCATGCCCGCCAGTGGGCCTGGGAGTTTTACTACCCCGACCAAAACATCACCAGCACCGAGCTGCACCTGCCGGTCAACGAGCGAGCTAGGCTGGTGCTGACTTCTGAGGACGTGCTGCACGGGTTCTACGTGCCCGCCTTTCGGGTCAAGCAGGATATCATTCCCGGCAGCTCCATTGACTTTGGCTTTACCCCCATCCGCGAGGGGCGCTACCGGCTGCGCGACTCCGACTACAGCGGCACCTACTTTGCCGCCAACCAGGGCACCGTGGTGGTTGAGTCGGCGGAGGCTTACCAGCAGTGGCTGGCTGATGCCGCCGCCCGGCCCCTCACCGAGGCCAGCAACCGCGCCTTCCGTGAGTTCACTAAAGCGAGCGATCGCCCCATTAGTCCGGGCTGGAAAACCGTCGAGCCGGCCTCGCCCCCCCGTGTAAACTTCGCCAGCGCTGAGGAAGATAGCTATGAGTAA
- a CDS encoding DUF5615 family PIN-like protein produces MKLLFDENLSPKLSSRLSDLFPNSLHVRDVDMKATIDPIVWDFAKDNNLMIVSKDADMHDLSLVLGNPPKVIWLRLGNCSTRQVENVLRRDFDAIKLFYEDESLSLLALS; encoded by the coding sequence ATGAAATTACTTTTTGACGAAAACCTGTCGCCCAAACTATCAAGCCGATTGAGCGACCTTTTCCCAAATTCGCTTCACGTTCGCGACGTAGACATGAAAGCAACGATTGACCCAATAGTCTGGGATTTTGCCAAAGACAACAATTTGATGATTGTCTCAAAAGATGCAGATATGCACGATCTGAGCCTCGTACTTGGCAATCCACCAAAGGTCATTTGGCTTCGCCTTGGCAACTGCTCAACACGGCAAGTTGAAAACGTGTTGCGTCGAGATTTTGACGCGATCAAATTGTTTTATGAAGATGAGAGCTTGTCACTGCTTGCCTTATCATAA
- a CDS encoding IS110 family transposase, translating into MTELSQAHQWVGIDVSKRTLDVYVRPLGLSVQVANSDSGLRELLQALTAFRRETSLIVLEATGGYQALAARTLMAEGWPAVVVNPRQVRDFARATGRMAKTDKIDAEVLAHFADAIRPEVRAMASEASQHLQDLVTRRQQLVEMMSAEKARQRSARARTGQSIEQHIDWLKQQIQDLDTQIEQLIAQSDQWQRTREILTSVPGIGAVTTGLLLASLPELGQISAKRLASLCGLAPFNRDSGQMRGKRMISGGRATVRTGLYMAALVATRHNPVIRDYYQRLLQRGKLKKVALVACMHKLVIILNAMVEHDTLWQAPACSLPAAT; encoded by the coding sequence ATGACTGAACTATCACAAGCGCATCAATGGGTTGGCATTGACGTATCCAAGCGCACCTTAGATGTGTACGTCCGTCCACTTGGATTAAGCGTTCAGGTGGCCAACAGTGACTCTGGTTTAAGAGAGTTGCTACAGGCGTTAACGGCGTTTCGTCGCGAGACGAGTCTGATTGTGCTGGAAGCGACCGGGGGCTATCAAGCCCTGGCGGCGCGAACGTTGATGGCGGAGGGCTGGCCCGCCGTTGTGGTGAATCCACGTCAAGTGCGTGATTTTGCCCGGGCCACGGGGCGCATGGCTAAAACAGACAAAATTGATGCCGAGGTGTTGGCTCACTTTGCCGATGCCATCCGTCCAGAGGTACGGGCGATGGCGAGTGAGGCCAGTCAACACCTTCAAGACCTCGTCACGCGACGGCAGCAACTCGTCGAGATGATGAGTGCCGAAAAAGCCCGGCAACGCTCAGCACGAGCCAGGACGGGTCAGAGCATTGAGCAGCATATTGACTGGCTCAAGCAACAGATCCAAGACCTCGATACCCAGATTGAGCAGCTCATCGCCCAGAGCGATCAGTGGCAGCGCACCCGCGAGATCCTCACCAGTGTGCCGGGTATTGGGGCTGTGACGACGGGGCTCCTCTTGGCCTCACTCCCCGAGTTAGGACAGATCTCAGCGAAGCGCCTAGCCAGCTTGTGTGGCCTCGCCCCGTTCAACCGCGATAGCGGCCAGATGCGGGGTAAGCGGATGATTAGCGGCGGTCGAGCCACCGTGCGCACAGGCCTCTACATGGCCGCGTTAGTCGCCACTCGCCATAATCCGGTCATTCGCGATTACTACCAGCGCCTGCTGCAGCGGGGAAAACTCAAAAAGGTTGCCCTGGTGGCCTGCATGCACAAACTGGTGATTATTCTCAATGCCATGGTAGAACATGACACCCTCTGGCAGGCTCCGGCTTGCTCCCTGCCCGCCGCCACATAA
- a CDS encoding SpoIID/LytB domain-containing protein, with amino-acid sequence MATLSLPRLQFRPLGNRRSRWLGTVGGMAIALTTTLSAPAPAALNPVIQVGIVQRFGEDMQDRIVLEALQGEQLTLSFDTNGQPQTVTATRVVIGLAPEQLPEAALNERIVLGNHRSFETAEYNAQEWRDRGIEPEIAQPGSWEVWANRETYDNPLVRRLLVKNLQDQGFSEVFLDSQVIGQIPRTYFEANGYRYNRNSFDIRASGGRVRVTQPGEPPVTRVYGGTLRVQPNTYGTYTLVNSVPIETYLRGVVPHEIGAGAPVPAIQAQAVLARTYALRNLRRFAIDDYELCADTQCQVYRGLTGTATVTDQAITATQGQVLTYQNELVDALYSSTSGGITAAFSDVWDGPDRPYLRPVVDSVHGLWNINQYPLNSEEAFRRFISLNEGFNEVGWQLFRWRNEGALSEITADLKGYLGRRQHPLAGFTQVKSLRVAERANSGRVQLVEVETDIGTVELRKDEIVRVLRPPRSLLFYIEPIYSAGAEGASGQLTGYRFVGGGWGHAVGLSQAGSYRLGNLGWNHGRILQFYYPGTMLQPISENLTFWREPS; translated from the coding sequence ATGGCTACGCTTTCCCTGCCCCGACTTCAGTTTCGGCCCTTGGGCAATCGGCGATCGCGATGGTTGGGTACCGTAGGCGGCATGGCGATCGCCCTCACCACCACCCTGTCCGCCCCCGCCCCCGCCGCCCTCAACCCGGTGATTCAGGTGGGCATCGTTCAGCGATTCGGGGAAGACATGCAGGATCGCATCGTCCTAGAAGCGCTCCAGGGCGAACAACTCACCCTCAGCTTTGACACCAACGGCCAACCCCAAACCGTCACCGCCACCCGCGTGGTAATTGGTCTGGCCCCTGAGCAACTGCCCGAGGCCGCCCTGAACGAGCGCATTGTGCTCGGCAACCACCGCAGCTTTGAAACCGCCGAATACAATGCCCAAGAGTGGCGCGATCGCGGCATTGAGCCCGAGATCGCCCAGCCCGGCAGTTGGGAAGTGTGGGCCAACCGCGAGACCTACGACAACCCCCTGGTGCGCCGCCTACTGGTCAAAAATCTCCAAGACCAGGGCTTTAGCGAAGTCTTTCTCGACAGCCAGGTGATCGGCCAAATTCCGCGCACCTACTTTGAAGCCAACGGCTACCGCTACAACCGCAACAGCTTTGACATTCGCGCCAGCGGGGGTCGGGTGCGGGTGACCCAGCCCGGCGAACCCCCCGTCACCCGCGTCTATGGCGGCACTCTGCGGGTACAGCCCAACACCTACGGCACCTACACCCTGGTCAACAGCGTGCCGATCGAAACCTATTTGCGCGGCGTGGTACCCCACGAGATTGGGGCCGGTGCCCCGGTACCCGCCATTCAGGCCCAGGCGGTGCTGGCCCGCACCTACGCCTTGCGCAACCTGCGTCGCTTTGCGATCGACGACTACGAACTCTGTGCCGACACCCAGTGCCAGGTGTACCGGGGGCTGACGGGCACAGCGACGGTGACGGACCAAGCGATTACCGCCACCCAGGGGCAGGTGCTCACCTACCAAAACGAGCTGGTAGACGCGCTTTACTCCTCCACCAGCGGGGGCATTACCGCCGCCTTTAGCGACGTGTGGGATGGGCCAGATCGCCCCTACCTGCGCCCCGTAGTTGATTCGGTACACGGCTTGTGGAATATCAACCAGTACCCGCTGAATTCTGAAGAAGCCTTTCGGCGATTTATCTCGCTTAACGAGGGTTTTAACGAGGTGGGCTGGCAGCTATTTCGCTGGCGCAACGAAGGTGCTCTGAGCGAGATTACCGCCGACCTCAAGGGCTATCTGGGGCGCAGGCAGCACCCGCTGGCGGGGTTCACCCAGGTGAAGTCACTGCGGGTGGCTGAGCGGGCCAACTCAGGCCGGGTGCAGCTAGTCGAGGTAGAAACCGACATCGGCACGGTAGAACTCCGTAAGGATGAAATCGTTCGCGTGCTGCGCCCCCCCCGTAGCCTGCTGTTTTACATCGAACCGATCTACAGCGCCGGGGCCGAGGGGGCATCGGGACAGCTCACCGGCTATCGCTTTGTCGGCGGCGGCTGGGGCCACGCCGTGGGGCTGAGCCAGGCGGGGTCTTACCGTCTAGGCAACCTGGGCTGGAACCATGGGCGAATTCTTCAGTTTTACTACCCCGGCACGATGCTACAGCCGATCAGCGAGAATCTAACGTTTTGGCGCGAGCCAAGCTGA
- a CDS encoding DUF2231 domain-containing protein yields MFEYLPPLNDHNLPYPDTIHPIVVHFVIAMVLFAVVCDLVGYLTKNTRLFEVGWWNMVFATVSIFIAIIFGQIEAGLSEPYPAAVSDLNLHTLIGWSLSGIIAALTGWRYIIRIRTPEQLPIPYLGLNALLTVIVLFQVYLGDKLVWVYGLHSEPVVEATRGGLL; encoded by the coding sequence GTGTTTGAGTATCTGCCCCCACTCAACGACCATAATCTGCCCTACCCCGACACCATTCACCCCATCGTGGTGCACTTCGTCATCGCCATGGTGCTGTTTGCCGTCGTCTGCGACCTAGTGGGCTACCTCACCAAAAACACCCGCCTGTTTGAGGTGGGCTGGTGGAACATGGTGTTTGCCACGGTCTCTATCTTCATCGCCATCATCTTTGGCCAGATCGAAGCCGGTCTATCCGAGCCCTACCCCGCCGCCGTCAGTGACTTGAACCTACACACCCTGATTGGCTGGTCACTCTCCGGCATCATCGCCGCCCTGACCGGCTGGCGCTATATCATTCGCATTCGCACGCCAGAACAACTGCCCATCCCTTACCTGGGCCTAAACGCTCTGCTGACGGTGATTGTGCTATTTCAGGTGTATCTGGGCGACAAGCTGGTGTGGGTCTACGGGCTGCACAGCGAACCGGTGGTCGAAGCCACCCGAGGAGGGCTGCTGTAA
- a CDS encoding beta-fructosidase translates to MPPAVRHPSRHVWDFWYHFDHETQLFHLFYLNADHGLVSTAQHHYAACVGHATTSDFVTIDWGDDQSYDVLHPPANHWANTCLWSGDVIQLHNGYLMFYTSRDRHQDDGLTQSIGVAYTDDLWSHQWQFFDTQLKPNFGYQTKGVADDLTIHAWRDPFLFRHRDRGQIFMLVSAKALNGPLGQSGVVGLLQVADDHFTEVVRGAREWEYLTPLLEPCGYAEMEVPQLYRQAQGRYELVFSCWAKYDFSPGTGGAGGLHGVTLPQLWTANCDRAKVLRSHPANYVLSPEAQGLYACRIVPELGGEIIGFDSQQGGIRRSGLQTGWAAMDRNFSDLAV, encoded by the coding sequence ATGCCCCCTGCTGTACGCCATCCCAGCCGCCACGTGTGGGATTTTTGGTACCACTTTGACCACGAGACTCAGCTGTTTCATCTTTTTTACTTAAATGCTGATCACGGTTTAGTTTCAACGGCTCAGCATCACTATGCCGCCTGCGTGGGCCATGCCACCACATCAGACTTTGTCACCATCGACTGGGGCGACGACCAGAGCTACGACGTGCTCCACCCGCCTGCCAACCACTGGGCCAACACCTGCCTCTGGAGTGGCGATGTAATTCAGCTCCACAACGGCTATCTGATGTTTTACACGTCACGCGATCGCCACCAAGACGATGGCCTAACCCAGAGCATAGGAGTGGCCTACACCGACGATTTGTGGTCTCACCAGTGGCAGTTTTTTGACACCCAGCTCAAGCCAAACTTTGGCTATCAAACCAAAGGGGTTGCCGACGATCTGACCATTCATGCCTGGCGCGATCCATTTTTGTTTCGCCACCGCGACCGGGGCCAAATTTTTATGCTGGTGTCGGCTAAGGCGCTGAATGGCCCCCTCGGCCAGAGCGGTGTGGTTGGCCTTTTGCAAGTGGCCGATGACCACTTTACTGAGGTAGTGCGCGGAGCCCGCGAATGGGAGTATCTCACCCCTCTCCTAGAGCCCTGTGGCTACGCCGAGATGGAAGTCCCCCAGCTCTATCGGCAGGCCCAGGGCCGTTATGAGCTGGTGTTCTCCTGCTGGGCCAAGTACGATTTTTCTCCGGGAACCGGGGGGGCTGGTGGGCTTCACGGCGTCACGCTGCCCCAGTTGTGGACCGCAAATTGCGATCGCGCTAAGGTGCTGCGATCGCACCCCGCCAACTACGTGCTCTCCCCCGAGGCTCAGGGGCTCTACGCCTGCCGCATCGTGCCTGAGCTGGGCGGTGAGATCATTGGCTTCGACAGTCAGCAGGGCGGCATTCGTCGCAGTGGTCTGCAAACGGGGTGGGCTGCAATGGATCGTAACTTTTCTGATTTGGCGGTTTAG
- a CDS encoding ParA family protein → MTKIISLFNHKGGVSKTTTAFNLGWALADLGYKTLIVDADPQCNLTGLVLDYNAVEDFEVFYSEHPGCDLYTAVQPVLDGQQRPLEAASPIPTQNPNLHLLAGNIKLSESETQISVSLGTGKTIPALRNIPGSFGFLLRETARKHGFHYVLIDMSPSIGALNECLLMASDYFIVPTFPDFFCQQAIKSLSAVLPRWNSTIKEFRDSSLLYPIPASPPVFIGFISQKYRPRSGAPASSFQRWIDRIKETVDSQLVPALSKENMVIQKQEFQEHVSADTPYNLANIADFNSLMAQSQKHNVPIFALSKEQIEQQGIILESMIESRDNFLKIISDFAKSVIALTPERI, encoded by the coding sequence ATGACAAAAATCATCTCTTTATTTAATCATAAAGGTGGCGTAAGTAAAACAACTACCGCTTTTAATTTAGGATGGGCTCTTGCCGATTTAGGCTACAAAACCTTAATCGTAGATGCAGACCCACAATGCAATCTAACAGGTTTGGTTTTAGATTATAACGCGGTCGAGGATTTTGAGGTATTTTATTCAGAGCATCCAGGATGTGATTTATACACTGCGGTTCAACCAGTTTTAGATGGTCAACAACGTCCATTAGAAGCAGCTTCTCCCATACCCACTCAAAATCCAAATTTGCATCTTTTGGCGGGAAACATCAAGCTGTCAGAGTCAGAAACCCAGATATCAGTTTCATTAGGCACTGGAAAAACAATACCTGCACTTAGGAACATTCCTGGAAGTTTTGGATTTTTGCTTCGCGAAACAGCAAGAAAACATGGTTTTCACTATGTACTTATTGATATGAGCCCAAGTATTGGAGCTCTTAACGAGTGTCTATTGATGGCAAGCGACTACTTTATTGTCCCAACTTTTCCAGACTTCTTTTGCCAGCAAGCAATAAAGTCGTTATCCGCTGTATTACCTCGTTGGAATAGCACTATCAAAGAATTTCGTGATTCCTCCTTGCTGTATCCAATTCCAGCTTCTCCACCAGTTTTCATAGGTTTTATATCTCAAAAGTATCGTCCACGTAGTGGAGCACCAGCAAGTTCATTTCAAAGATGGATTGATCGCATTAAAGAGACTGTAGATAGTCAGCTAGTTCCTGCTCTATCAAAAGAGAATATGGTGATTCAAAAACAAGAGTTTCAAGAGCATGTTTCTGCCGACACGCCATATAACTTGGCAAATATTGCTGATTTCAATTCATTGATGGCTCAGTCACAGAAGCACAATGTTCCTATCTTCGCTTTATCGAAAGAGCAAATTGAACAGCAAGGGATTATTCTCGAGAGTATGATAGAAAGTCGAGATAATTTTTTAAAGATCATCAGCGACTTCGCAAAAAGTGTTATTGCTTTAACTCCAGAAAGGATCTAG
- the cbiT gene encoding precorrin-6Y C5,15-methyltransferase subunit CbiT: MVNLWPYATPGIPDHLFEQLPGIPLSCREVRMLLLGYLRLKPKDVLWDIGAGTGTLAIEAALMIPGGRVVAVERDGDVADLIRRNCDRFGLSNVQVIQGSAPDCLDELPHHPDCIFVEGGRNLKDILLAAWDYLPSLGRVVVTAGNLETLYTVSETFAHLRVRNIEAAQPAVNRLETKGNYQVFTAVDPIFILSGEKYE; this comes from the coding sequence ATGGTTAACCTTTGGCCCTACGCTACCCCTGGCATTCCTGACCATTTGTTTGAGCAGTTGCCCGGCATTCCTCTCAGCTGTCGGGAGGTGCGGATGCTGCTGCTGGGCTACCTGCGGCTCAAGCCCAAAGACGTGCTGTGGGATATCGGCGCGGGCACTGGCACCCTGGCGATCGAGGCGGCGCTGATGATTCCTGGGGGCCGGGTGGTGGCGGTCGAACGCGACGGCGATGTGGCGGATTTGATTCGGCGCAACTGCGATCGCTTTGGCCTCTCCAACGTGCAGGTGATTCAGGGCAGCGCCCCCGACTGCCTAGACGAACTGCCCCACCACCCTGACTGCATTTTTGTGGAGGGTGGGCGCAACCTCAAAGACATTTTGCTCGCCGCCTGGGACTACCTGCCCTCGCTGGGCCGAGTGGTCGTTACCGCCGGTAACCTCGAAACCCTTTACACGGTATCTGAAACCTTTGCCCACCTGCGCGTGCGCAACATTGAGGCGGCGCAACCCGCCGTCAATCGACTGGAGACCAAGGGCAACTACCAGGTGTTTACGGCGGTCGATCCGATCTTCATTCTCAGCGGCGAAAAGTACGAGTAA
- a CDS encoding proton extrusion protein PcxA has protein sequence MQNSGFFRSAQRWFFRTPDRALNQAYEAAQMIVAIEREYFGGNPISARYGSYGDSAMEYFQSELKKYLNLIKVRMVEFRTSRSIVRVSDPRILEVQVPVTEADELAVNVIDQQALFFRKLRLIDEVQARYASLEASPERVITLANGASGGLEPAPSAQVLRSRANQARSDQPGSGQPNGALRGPNPGGLAANTNASDPDGTRAAGLSERVNVLPRSILRTVDRIRQDLDPNAEQEVVKEFRSSKSKTTAAIRFLLLLVIVPLLTQQFTKAFLVGPVVDRVRAGAEPADVFLNIEMEEEALHELQQFEERLRFEVLIGKAPPLSELSIEQRVRTKATEIEDEYRDRSASAVKNVFADIAAVVAFVLLLLYRKQDVATLKSFMDEIVYGLSDSAKAFIIILFTDIFVGFHSPHGWEILLEGLSRHLGFPANRDFIFLFIATFPVILDTIFKYWIFRYLNRISPSAVATYKNMNE, from the coding sequence ATGCAGAACTCCGGCTTTTTTCGCAGTGCCCAGCGGTGGTTTTTTCGCACGCCCGATCGCGCCCTCAACCAAGCCTACGAAGCGGCCCAAATGATTGTGGCGATCGAGCGCGAGTATTTTGGCGGCAACCCAATTTCGGCCCGCTACGGCAGCTACGGCGACAGCGCCATGGAGTATTTTCAGAGCGAGCTGAAGAAATACCTCAACTTGATCAAGGTGCGCATGGTCGAGTTTCGGACCAGTCGCTCAATAGTGCGAGTGAGCGATCCACGCATTCTAGAGGTGCAGGTACCCGTGACGGAGGCTGACGAACTGGCGGTCAATGTGATTGACCAGCAGGCGTTGTTTTTTCGTAAGCTGCGGCTGATCGATGAGGTGCAAGCCCGCTATGCCAGCCTAGAGGCCAGCCCCGAGCGAGTGATTACCCTAGCCAACGGAGCCAGCGGTGGCCTAGAGCCTGCCCCCTCGGCCCAGGTCTTGAGAAGTCGAGCCAACCAGGCGCGTAGTGATCAACCTGGGTCGGGGCAGCCTAATGGCGCGTTGCGCGGCCCTAACCCAGGGGGGCTGGCGGCTAACACCAACGCCTCCGACCCCGACGGCACGCGGGCTGCTGGGCTCTCTGAGCGGGTCAATGTGCTACCCCGCTCCATTCTGCGTACCGTCGATCGCATTCGCCAAGACCTCGACCCCAACGCCGAACAGGAGGTAGTCAAAGAGTTTCGTAGCTCTAAATCTAAAACCACCGCCGCCATTCGGTTTTTGCTGCTGCTAGTGATTGTGCCGCTGCTGACCCAGCAATTTACCAAGGCGTTTTTAGTCGGGCCGGTAGTTGACCGGGTGCGGGCCGGAGCCGAACCCGCCGACGTGTTTCTCAATATTGAAATGGAGGAAGAAGCCCTCCACGAACTTCAGCAGTTTGAAGAACGGCTGCGGTTTGAGGTGCTAATTGGTAAAGCCCCACCCCTCTCAGAGCTAAGTATTGAGCAGCGAGTGCGCACCAAAGCCACCGAAATTGAGGACGAATACCGCGATCGCAGCGCCAGCGCCGTCAAGAATGTCTTTGCCGACATCGCCGCCGTCGTCGCCTTTGTGCTGCTGCTGCTCTACCGCAAACAGGACGTAGCCACCCTCAAATCCTTCATGGATGAGATTGTCTACGGCCTCAGCGACAGCGCCAAAGCCTTCATCATCATTCTGTTCACCGACATCTTCGTCGGCTTTCACTCTCCTCACGGCTGGGAAATCTTGCTAGAAGGCCTGTCGCGCCACCTGGGCTTCCCCGCCAACCGCGACTTTATCTTTCTATTCATCGCCACCTTCCCCGTGATCCTCGACACCATCTTCAAATACTGGATCTTCCGCTACCTAAACCGAATCTCGCCCTCGGCAGTCGCCACCTACAAGAATATGAATGAGTAA